The following are encoded in a window of Rosa chinensis cultivar Old Blush chromosome 4, RchiOBHm-V2, whole genome shotgun sequence genomic DNA:
- the LOC112199883 gene encoding pyruvate dehydrogenase E1 component subunit beta-1, mitochondrial isoform X1, translating into MLGIIRQKLGAGSSSATMLGQLQRIRPAASALRSFSSSAKEQMTVRDALNSALDEEMSADPKVFLMGEEVGEYQGAYKITKGLLDKYGPERVLDTPITEAGFTGIGVGAAYYGLKPVVEFMTFNFSMQAIDHIINSAAKSNYMSAGQINVPIVFRGPNGAAAGVGAQHSQCYAAWFAAVPGLKVLAPYSSEDARGLLKAAIRDPDPVVFLENELLYGESFPVSAEVFDSSFCLPIGKAKIEREGKDITITAFSKMVGYALQAAEILAKEGINAEVINLRSIRPLDRATINTSVRKTNRLITVEEGFPQHGVGAEICASVVEESFGYLDAPVERVAGADVPMPYAANLERLAVPQIEDIVRAAKRACYRSVPLAASA; encoded by the exons ATGTTGGGGATTATAAGGCAAAAACTGGGAGCTGGAAGCTCATCTGCTACG ATGCTGGGGCAGTTGCAGAGGATCCGCCCCGCCGCGTCGGCATTGAGAAGTTTCTCATCTTCTGCAAAAGAG CAGATGACAGTGAGGGATGCTCTAAACTCTGCCCTTGATGAGGAAATGTCCGCCGATCCGAAAGTGTTTTTGATGGGTGAAGAG GTTGGGGAGTATCAAGGTGCTTACAAG ATAACTAAAGGACTTCTGGATAAGTATGGCCCTGAGAGGGTTCTCGATACCCCAATCACAGAG GCTGGATTTACTGGAATTGGAGTTGGTGCTGCTTACTATGGTCTGAAACCTGTTGTAGAGTTCATGACCTTCAACTTCTCAATGCAG GCAATTGACCATATCATCAATTCTGCTGCAAAATCAAATTATATGTCTGCTGGTCAAATAAATGTGCCCATTGTTTTCAGAGGTCCAAACGGTGCTGCTGCTGGTGTTGGTGCCCAGCACTCTCAG TGTTATGCAGCATGGTTTGCTGCCGTCCCTGGGTTGAAAGTTTTGGCCCCTTATTCATCTGAAGATGCTCGTGGACTGCTAAAAGCTGCCATTAGGGACCCTGATCCTGTTGTTTTTCTTGAAAATGAGTTGCT ATATGGTGAATCATTTCCTGTTTCTGCCGAAGTTTTTGATTCCAGTTTTTGCCTTCCAATAGGAAAAGCTAAG ATCGAGAGAGAAGGAAAGGATATCACCATTACAGCTTTCTCAAAAATGGTTGGCTATGCTCTACAG GCTGCTGAGATTCTTGCTAAGGAGGGAATTAATGCTGAG GTCATAAACTTGCGGTCAATTCGTCCTCTGGACAGGGCCACCATCAACACTTCAGTCAGGAAAACCAACAGACTTATAACAGTTGAAGAAGGATTTCCTCAGCATGGTGTTGGTGCTGAAATCTG TGCATCCGTTGTTGAGGAGAGCTTTGGTTATCTTGATGCGCCTGTTGAGAGGGTTGCTGGGGCTGATGTTCCCATGCCTTATGCAGCCAATTTGGAGAGATTGGCTGTTCCTCAG ATTGAAGATATTGTTCGTGCTGCAAAGAGAGCGTGCTACAGATCTGTGCCATTGGCTGCAAGTGCTTAA
- the LOC112199883 gene encoding pyruvate dehydrogenase E1 component subunit beta-1, mitochondrial isoform X2, giving the protein MLGIIRQKLGAGSSSATMLGQLQRIRPAASALRSFSSSAKEMTVRDALNSALDEEMSADPKVFLMGEEVGEYQGAYKITKGLLDKYGPERVLDTPITEAGFTGIGVGAAYYGLKPVVEFMTFNFSMQAIDHIINSAAKSNYMSAGQINVPIVFRGPNGAAAGVGAQHSQCYAAWFAAVPGLKVLAPYSSEDARGLLKAAIRDPDPVVFLENELLYGESFPVSAEVFDSSFCLPIGKAKIEREGKDITITAFSKMVGYALQAAEILAKEGINAEVINLRSIRPLDRATINTSVRKTNRLITVEEGFPQHGVGAEICASVVEESFGYLDAPVERVAGADVPMPYAANLERLAVPQIEDIVRAAKRACYRSVPLAASA; this is encoded by the exons ATGTTGGGGATTATAAGGCAAAAACTGGGAGCTGGAAGCTCATCTGCTACG ATGCTGGGGCAGTTGCAGAGGATCCGCCCCGCCGCGTCGGCATTGAGAAGTTTCTCATCTTCTGCAAAAGAG ATGACAGTGAGGGATGCTCTAAACTCTGCCCTTGATGAGGAAATGTCCGCCGATCCGAAAGTGTTTTTGATGGGTGAAGAG GTTGGGGAGTATCAAGGTGCTTACAAG ATAACTAAAGGACTTCTGGATAAGTATGGCCCTGAGAGGGTTCTCGATACCCCAATCACAGAG GCTGGATTTACTGGAATTGGAGTTGGTGCTGCTTACTATGGTCTGAAACCTGTTGTAGAGTTCATGACCTTCAACTTCTCAATGCAG GCAATTGACCATATCATCAATTCTGCTGCAAAATCAAATTATATGTCTGCTGGTCAAATAAATGTGCCCATTGTTTTCAGAGGTCCAAACGGTGCTGCTGCTGGTGTTGGTGCCCAGCACTCTCAG TGTTATGCAGCATGGTTTGCTGCCGTCCCTGGGTTGAAAGTTTTGGCCCCTTATTCATCTGAAGATGCTCGTGGACTGCTAAAAGCTGCCATTAGGGACCCTGATCCTGTTGTTTTTCTTGAAAATGAGTTGCT ATATGGTGAATCATTTCCTGTTTCTGCCGAAGTTTTTGATTCCAGTTTTTGCCTTCCAATAGGAAAAGCTAAG ATCGAGAGAGAAGGAAAGGATATCACCATTACAGCTTTCTCAAAAATGGTTGGCTATGCTCTACAG GCTGCTGAGATTCTTGCTAAGGAGGGAATTAATGCTGAG GTCATAAACTTGCGGTCAATTCGTCCTCTGGACAGGGCCACCATCAACACTTCAGTCAGGAAAACCAACAGACTTATAACAGTTGAAGAAGGATTTCCTCAGCATGGTGTTGGTGCTGAAATCTG TGCATCCGTTGTTGAGGAGAGCTTTGGTTATCTTGATGCGCCTGTTGAGAGGGTTGCTGGGGCTGATGTTCCCATGCCTTATGCAGCCAATTTGGAGAGATTGGCTGTTCCTCAG ATTGAAGATATTGTTCGTGCTGCAAAGAGAGCGTGCTACAGATCTGTGCCATTGGCTGCAAGTGCTTAA